The window GCTGGGTGTGGGCTCGCGCACCCAGGCGGCCCTCCTTCGGGTCGAGTACGACGACACCCGCTAGCCCGGCGGGGGACCTTCGACCCGCTCCGCATCCCGCGCACGGCCTACCGTCGCAGTGATAGGCGGGGAGTCAGAGCATGGGGCACATCGTTCTCGGTTACGACGGCAGTACCGCAGCCGATTCGGCGCTCGATTGGGTGGCCGAACGGATATCGACGCGCCCAGCGGGCGTCGTGCTGGTCGTCGTGGCGAACATGTTCAACGCAGAGCGACCGGTGATCTCACGCTTCGCGCACGAGGCGTCGGAGCGATTGCGGGCGATGGTGCCGGATGCCGCGGTCGACATCGACATCGTCGATGGGCGGATGCCGGGCACGCTGTCCCAGTCGGCGCAGGGCGCGGATCTGCTCGTGGTGGGCATGCACACGAACACGCGTTCGCGCTCGTTGCTCGCCGGTGCGGTTCCGTTGCGGTTGACCGCTCTCGCCTCGGTCCCGGTCGTCCTCGTGCCTGCGGGATGGGCGCCGCGCATGGCACCGGTGACGGTGGGGCTCGCGGCGGACGGTTCCTCCGATGCCGCAGTGCGGTTCGCAGCCGTCGAGGCGCTCGAACAGGGGCAACCCCTGCGGATCGCCCATTCCTGGCTGATGGACTCCCCCCTACCGTCGGGGCCGGCCGGAGGAGCACGTGCTGCGAGAGAAGCGCGCGTCCGCCACCGGGCGATCCTCGACGGCGCCGTCATGGCTATGACGCAGGAGCATCCCGGGCTCGCGATCGAATCCACGCTTGTGCGGGACAACCCGGCAGCAGCCCTCACATCGCAGGCCTCCCGCAGCTCGCTCGTCGTGATCGGCACTCATCGACGGGGGCTGCTCTCGGGGTGGCTCCTGGGATCGGTCGCATGGGATCTGGTGGGGGAGTTGCGCGACCCTATCTGCGTCGTACCCCCGCGGCTCTCATAGACGATCAGGGCGAGAGCTGATCCGTGGTCGACGTCTTCTCGGGAACGATGAGCACGGCACAGCGCGCACGCCACAGCAGATCTTGAGCAACGGCACCCGTCAGTCCTCCGGCGAGAACTCCCTGGTGGTGCGTGCCGATGACGATCAGGGCAGCATGCTCCGCATAACCGAGCAGCGCGTTGACGGGCGAGGAGCGAACGACGTCGCTCTCGATGTCGACCTCGCCGAATCGTCGACGCAGGGAGCGGACCGCAGCATCCAGAAGCGCTCGGTGCTCCTCGACGATGCGGTCTGGTCTCTCCTCCATCGCCGAGGACTCCACCACCACGCCCGGAAGCCCCCAGGCATGCACGACGTGCAACTTCCTCTTCATCGCGGACGCCTCATGCGCGGCGAGGTCGAGGGCCGCGGCAGAGGAGGTGTCGTCTGCCAGACCGACCACGATGTCTCCGTCGGTCTCTGTCCATCCGGCCGGTATGACGCAGACGGGAACGGTCGCATGCGCGGTGATCCGCACCGGAATCCACCCTCCGATGGCTGCCCGCAGGGGATGATCGGGGTCGACGCCGATCACCAGCAGGTCGGCACCGGAACTCACCCTCGCGAGCGCGCGAGAGACAGCACCGTCAGCTCGGTGCAACTCGACGGCCTGACCGGGAACCCGGTCGCGCAGCACACGTTCGACGTTCTCGAGCAGCTCCAGCGAGGCATGACGATCGGCGGTCAGGTTGCTGACGACATTCACGACCCGCACTCGAGACGGCTCGCGCGCGCATCGCTCGGCGACCCAGTGCGTGGCTGATGCGGAGGCCGGTGTGCCGTCCACTCCCAGAACGATGTCTTCCATCGGACTCACCCTCCAGGCTGTGTGTCGGTAGGTGAAGGCTATGGACCGGTCGACCCCGGCCAGAGGACGAAAGTCCCGCCGGCGGTCCCCATCGAGCCGCCCGCGGGTAATCGCCACGGGCCACCACGAGGAAGCGGCACGATGGGGCGGTTGCCGCGCGTGCGCAGCGCTGACAGGCTCGAAGCATGTTCAGCGGACTCACCGGGTGGCACCTGATGATCCTCGCGGTCGTCTTCCTGATCCCCTTCGTGCTGGCTGCGGTCAGCATCGCGCGCAATCGAGCGTCGTCGGGGCTGGAGAAGGCCGTATGGGTTCTCGTGATCCTCGCGTTCCCGTTGCTGGGACCCATCCTCTGGTTCGTGATCGGACGCCGAGGAGGCCGCGAAAGTCCTCGCCCGTCCCCGTGACGCGAGAGGTGCACGGGAAGCCGTCATCCGGTTCCCGCGCCGAACATGACGCTGCGAGGTGGGCCCCGCATCCGGGGCATTCATGTCGCCCGCGTCGAGCGATACCGTCGACCCGTGAGCGAGCGCGCATACGACATCGACGAGATGAGCGGGTTGGATCCGGCGGCGTGGTCGGCGTACCTCGCCCGGCGATCCGGTCTTCCCGGCCCCCGGGCGAACCTGGCGCTCGTCCTCGCGGCTGCGAGAACAGCCGGACCCGACGCGATCCGCTCCCTCCTCGACGACGGCGGCGAGTACCAGGTGATGTGCGCGGCCGCGGCGGCAGCGCGACGTGCCGGCGACCCGTCGTTCGAGGCGGAGGCGCGCGCGTTGGCTGCAGACCAACGGTGGCGTGTGCGGGAGGGCGTCGCCATGGGGCTGCAGCTCTGGGGCGATGACGACCCCGCCGCGATGATCGAGAAGGTCCGCGCATGGGCGGACGATCCGGATCCCCTGGTGGTGCGCGCCGCGCTCGCCGCGATCTGCGAGCCCCGGTTGCTCCGCACGCGGGACGCGGCGGCCGTGGCCCTCGAGATATGCGACCGCGCCACGGACCATGTCGCCGCACTGCCCGCCGCCGAGCGCCGCCGGCCCGAGGTGCGCACGCTGCGGCAGGCCCTGGGGTACTGCTGGAGCGTCGCCGTGGCGGCCGACCCTCCATCGGGCGTGGAGGCGTTCACCCGCATCGACACCGGCGATCCCGATCTCGCGTGGATCGCGAACGAGAACCGGAAGAAGAAGCGCTTGTCGTCTCTTCTGTGATGCGGACGCGGCGCAGCGCCCGTGACGACCGCTCTGTTCTCGGAAAGAACTGTCAGCGCAGACATAGCTGCAGCGGGCTAACGTCGGTCGTGCAAGGGGAGTACTCCCATCACGATGGATTCGTCAATACGGATGTGCCGCAGCATCCCGGGTCCATCGGCCCCGTTCGCGGGGTGGAGGAGACCTTGAATGCCCGACCGGTCACGGCCGGGGCGTTCGAGGTGACTCGGAGCTCCGACGCACCGGTCCGACCCCCTCAGGAGGACCCCGTGAGCAAGCTCTCCCGTCTCATCGGCATGGCGTCGAAGGCGCTGGACAAGAACGGATCGTCGCAGACCGCGAATCCCGGTACGGGATCCGACTGGCGATCGATCGTTCGATCGGCCGCCGATTCGCTGACCGGTGAGGCGCGTCAGGCACCGCCCGCCGGCCGCGATCCGTACGCGGCGCCGGCGAACCGGTACACCCCGCCGCCCTCCGGCGGATACGCGCCGCCGGCCGCGAACGGTGGTGCGGCGATGAGCGCCGCCGACCGGCAGGCGATCGCCCGCTACGACTACCTGCTCCAGACCGCCGATCCGCACCAGATCGAGCAGATCCACCGCGATGCGTTCGCGCGGCTGAGTCCCGAGCAGCGTGCCCACGTCGAGACCCGGATGCGGGCGGAGCTGCCGCCGCACGAGGCCCCGCGTTCGTCGGATCCGTCCGACCTCGCGCGCACCGCGGCGCGAGCCGAGGCATCGCGACCGGGGATGCTGCGCGGCCTCCTGGCTCGCGCCGGTGGCGGATCCCGCGGCGGCGGTCGCGGTGGTGCGCTCGCCGGTGCCGGCCTCGGAATGGCCGGGGGTGTGCTCGCCGGTGTCGCAGGCGGCGCGATCCTCAGCGGCATCGCCGGTCCGCTGCTCGCTCAGGCCGCCGGGTTCGGCGTCGACTTCGACGCCCTCGCCGGGTCGCTCGACGTGGAGGGTCTCGCGGGCGGGGTCGAGGGTCTCGCCGGAGGGGTCGAGGGGATCGCGGGGGATGCGACCTCGGCCCTCGGCGAGCAGGTCAGCGGCTTCGGCGATCAGCTGGGCGGGTTCGATCTCGGCGGCTTCTTCGACCGCTGAGCCCGGCGTCAGTCGATCGGTCGCCGGCGCAGCTGTTTCACGTCCGTCCGCCGCTGTTTGGCTTTGAGCCGCCTCTCCCTCGCACCGCGGCTCGGTTTCGTCGCACGCCGGGCCGGCGCCGGAGGGCGGAGGGCGTCGGCGACCACTCCGGCCAGGCGTTCGCGCGCAGCATCCCGGTTGCGAAGCTGCGCGCGATGCTCGGACGCGGCGATCGTGAGCACTCCGTCGACAAGGCGACCGGTCAGCCGCTCGAGCAGTCGATCGCGCTGAACGGTCGAGAGAGCGCTCGAACCGGCGGCGTCCCAGGAGAGTTCGACCCGGGAGTCGGCCGTGTTGACGCCCTGTCCGCCCGGACCCGACGATCGCGAGAATCGCCACGACAGCTCGGCTTCGGGGATCGTGACGCCCTCCGTGACCCGGAGGCCCGAACGGTGGGGGACAGGCATACGTCCATCCTCGTACAGCGGGGGCATCGACCCGGTGTCGTGTCTGTGACAATGTCGACGTGCCCGAAGCGAACGCCCGAACGAGTCCGCCCCGTCCTGTCCTCCTCGTCGTCGACGTCGGTGACGGGGGGCGCGTCGACCCGGCATTCGAAGGCCGGCTGCAGAAGCTCACCGCGGGCGTGATCGCCGCAGCCGACCTGGTCGGCTTCACGGTCGACCGCGTGCCGGCTGCCCAGACCTCGGTCGACGAGATGGTCCGGCGCCTGGATGCGGCGGCCGCCGTGATCGTCACGGGTGGGGAGGATGTCGATCCGTCGTTCTACGGCGGTCGTGCGGATCACCCGCACCTCGGTCAGACCTTCCCCGATGCCGACCGGTCGCAGATCGCCGTCGTACGACGAGCAGTCGAGACCCGGGTGCCGCTCGTCGGCATCTGCCGAGGCATGCAGTTGGTGAACGTCGCGCTGGGGGGAGACCTCGTGCAGCACCTGCACGACGGCGGGCACTCGAACGCTGCCGACCCGGCCGACAGCATGATCGACCACCGTGTCGAACTCGACGCCGACAGCGGCTTGGCGCGCCTGCTGGGTGCGACCGAGCTCGAGGTCCGCAGCTCGCATCACCAGTCCGTGAACCGGCCGGGCGAGGGTCTGCGGGTGGTCGCCCATGCCGATGACGGCACGATCGAGGCGATCGAGCACGAAGATGCTCCCCTCTGGTGCGTCCAGTGGCATCCGGAGGAGGCCGGCTCGCGCGGCACCGTGCTCGCCGACCTGCTGGAGGCCGCGATGGCTGCCCGCCGTCGGCACTGACCCGGCGCCCCGGATGCTGCGCACGTACTCGTCGACCGAACTCAGGATGGATGCGGGAGGCGACGGGCAAGCTGCGGAAATGCGCGGGTGATCGAGCCCCGCTCAACGTTCATCCCGAGTACGGGCTCACGGGTGCGGGGCACACGGGAGGAGATGGTGGGGCGGCGCCCGCTCCGCGCTAGGGTGCGGATGACGCCGACACCCGTGGCGCCGCGGAGAAGAGAGGTGCCGCGTGAGCGATCAGACCCGAGACTTCGATGACCCCTGGCATCGGGCCTGGGTGCGCGTCGGTGTGCTGTTCCTCATCCTGATCGCGGTCACCGTCGCCGTCGGCGCAGCGGGATCGTGGGCGTACGCTCCCGCGGTGGGGTGGATCGCCGCATCCGCCACCTTCATCTCGTGGGAGTGGGGCACCGTCCTCCGCCTCGGGCCCGCCGACACGGCCAGCCACGCGACCCGTGAAGACCCCACGAGAGCGACGGCCCAAGGGCTTCTGCTGCTGGCGAGCCTCGCCAGCTTCGGGGCGATCGCACTCGTGCTCTACGAGTCGGGCTCAGTGACCGGGCCGGAGAAGTTCGCGCTCGTGGCCATCGCGCTGTTCACCGTCGCCGCCTCGTGGTGTCTGGTGCACGTGCTCTTCACGCTGCGCTACGCCGCGATCTACTACCGCGACGGCGGGACCGGTGTGGACTTCAACCAGACCGAGCCCCCGCAGTACCGCGACTTCGCCTACCTCGCCTTCACGCTGGGCATGACCTACCAGGTGTCGGATACGAATCTGACGAGCAGCACCATCCGACGTGAGGCACTGCGCCACGCCCTCATCTCGTTCGTGCTCGGAGTGGTCGTGCTCGCCGCGACCATCAACCTCGTGGCGACGCTGATCGCCTGAGCGCCTCGGCGCCTGATCAGCCGCTGCGCTCGACGCCCGTCGCGTCGGGCAGCATGTCGAAGAACACCGATGTGTACTCGTCGCGGGCCGAGAACACGACCCGCAGGGCGCCGGCCTGCTGGCCGAACGACTCGCTGTCGATGTCGGAGTCGACGCCGCGGCGCACCGACAGGGTCATATCCTCGGTGTTCGCGTAGCCGGCGTCGGTCGCCGCGCCCTCGGCCACGGGCCACAGGGCTCCCCACGACACCTCGTCGGCTCCGAACTCCTCCGCGACGGAGCGGGGCTGGCTGGATGCTGCGCCGGCGTGATCCACCTGGCCGGCCCGGTACATCCACGAGTCCGACGCCAGCTCGCCGGGTCGCACGGGTGCGGTGACGCTGACGAAGTCGGCGGCGACCGTGACCGAGATCAGACGCCGGTGACCGACCTCGGCGGAGATCGCGTCCACAGCCGTGGCCAGATGTTCGGGCGATCGCAGGTCGGCGTGCAGGCGTCCCTCCTGCAGGGCGCTGATGCTCTGACCGACCGCGACGTGGTACGGGGCGACCACTGCGGCGGCTGCGATCAGGGCGGTCGCGACGAACAGCACGAAGCGCGCCGGCCGACCCCGTCGCCCGACGCCGAGGAACGGGCGCCGTCGTCGTCCGCCCATCGGGATGGTGCCCGGTTCGGGTCGCAGGATCGGCCCCGCCTGCGCAGCGTGCGGAATCCTCGACGCGTCGGCGGGGGGATTGCCCTCTGGCTCGTCGACGAGCGCGATCTCAGGACCGTCGGGCACGAGCAGGACGGCCGAGTGCACGCTTCCCGCCTGAAAGCGCGGCACGTCGACGATCTGCACGATCCGACGAACCGTGGTGCGGAACGCCGCGCCGGTTCGCGGAAGCACCGTGACGTCGAGCTCGCAGAGAGGCTGGTCGTTGATCAGCGTGCCCGTCTGCCGGATCGCATCCACTCGCGCCACCGCCGAGCGACCGGCGGCGCGGGCAGCGGCGATGTCGGCGTCGGAGGCCAGCGAGATTCCTCGCGCCGTTCGCAGGACGGCCATGAGGATGCCCGTGCCGACGATGAGCGTCAACGACACCGCGATCGTCCAGACGCCCGCGCCGGGTGGACCGACGAGCTGAACCACCACCCCTCCCGCACCGATACCGACACCGATGAAGAAGAGCAGGCGAAGCATGCTCTCAGGCTATCGAGCCGCCCGAACGGCCCTGGCCCGGCGTCGATAGCGGGGCCGCGGTCTCTTCGGACGCCGCTTCATGCGGCCGGGCAGCTCGGAATGCCGTCTGCGCGATCATCTCCGATCGGCGCGCCCGACACCGCGGCGACGGCACGTACGGCGGCGTCCCAGTAGCGCGCGTAATGAGACGGATCGGCGTTGACCTGCGTGGTGTGCGCAACGATCGTCGGCTCGAGTGCGGTGCGGTCGGGGACACGCGCCGCCATCGCCCGGTAGAACATGGTCGCCGCGGTGTACGGATCGAGGCGCTCTTCGCGCGTGCCCCAGTTGTCCTGCTGCTGGAACAGCCCGATCGACGTCGTCCGCGACCCATCGGGGTTGGTGACTCCGCTCGTCTCCCAGTCGCCGTAGTCGATGTTGCGCAGAGACGATTCGCCCATCGCGGTCATCACGGCGATCGTCTGGTCGCGGCTGTCGAAGCCGAGGTCGCGCCCCGCGATCAGGATCGTGCAGGCGTTGCCGAGCTGCGCGACCCCGTACCCGGCGACATGGGGTGCGGCGGGCATCAGGGGTTCGGGCGATGCCGGGCGGTCCGTGCCGAAGACGGGCGAGCCGAGCGCATCGTCCCACGCTGCGGAGAGGGAGGTCAGAGCGTAACCGCCGCCCCAGATGACCGTGACGCCGAGAAGAAGCGGCAGGGCGATGCCGGAGGCGATCAGCCAGGCGCGTCGGGTGCGCTGCCGCTTCGCGCGCCGTGCTCGAGCGCGCCGAGCGGCGGACGCGGTGGGCCTCTTCGCGCCGCGCCGCGCTGGTGCTGACCGCGCTTTCGACCGGCGAACGGGAGGACGTGCGGGCACGTGTTCCCCTCCGGTCTCTCTGTGGGCGGCGCGAAGCCATCGTAGAGGGAGCGGCCGTCGCTGCGGCACTCGGCGACATCGGCGAACGGATGACGAGCCCGTCACCCGGGCGTACCGTGGAACCCATGACCGAGCTCGCGCCCCTCATCGCCCTGAACGACGGCCACCAGATCCCCGCCCTCGGATTCGGCACGTACCCGTTGCGCGGAGAAGACGGTGCCGAGGCCGTCGCCTCCGCGATCCGCACCGGCTACCGGTCGCTCGACACCGCTTTCAACTATGACAACGAGGGGGCGGTCGGAGAGGGCATCCGCCGTTCCGGGCTCGCGCGCGAGGAGCTGTTCGTCACCTCGAAGCTTCCGGGGCGTTATCAGGGCGAGCCGACGGTGGCCACCGTTCGCGAGTCGCTCTGGCGTCTGGGGCTGGAGTACCTCGACCTCTACTTGATCCACTGGCCCAATCCCAGCGTGGGGGAGTACGTGCGCTCGTGGGAGAACCTCGTCACCGCCCGTGATCTGGGCCTCGTACGCTCGATCGGAGTGAGCAACTTCACCGAGCGGCATCTCGCCGACGTCATCGACGCGACCGGCGTGACCCCTGCCGTGAACCAGATCGAGATGCACCCGTACTTCCCGCAGATGGAGCAGCGGGCCGTCAACGCGCGTCTCGGCATCGTGACCGAAGCGTGGAGCCCCCTCGGCAAGGGCAGCGCCCCCTACCGAGAAGCTCCCGTCGTGGCCGCCGCGGCGGCACACCGGGTGACTCCGGCGCAGGTCATTCTGCGGTGGCACGTGCAACTCGGCAGCGTCCCCATCCCGAAGAGTGCCACGCCGTCACGCCAGGCTGAGAATCTCGACGTCTTCGGTTTCGAGCTCGACGACTCCGAGATGGCGGCCGTCACCGCGCTGGGCCGACGGGACGGCCGGCTCTTCGACGGCGACCCCGACACGCACGAGGAGCAGTAGGCCTCAGGCGCCCGCGAGCCGTCGCGCGAGGTAGGGGGCCGTGCGACTGGCGTCGTCATGGGCCACGTCGTGCGGGGTTCCCGCGGCGACGATGCGCCCGCCCGCGTCGCCTCCCGCCGGGCCCAGATCGATGACCCAGTCGGCGGCGGCGACGACGTCCATATCGTGCTCGACGACGACGACGGAATTGCCCGCGTCGACCAGCGCCTGCAGCTGCGCCAGCAGCAGCCGCACGTCGGCGGGGTGCAGCCCCGTGGTCGGCTCGTCGAGCAGGTAGAGCGTGTGGCCGCGGCCCGCACGCTGCAGCTCGGTCGCGAGCTTGATGCGCTGCGCCTCCCCACCCGACAGCTCGGTCGCCGGCTGCCCGAGCCTCAGATACCCCAGCCCCACGTCGCGCAGGGTGCGAAGACTCCGGGATGCTGCCGGCACGGCCTCGAGGAACTCCGCCGCCTGATCGACGGTGAGCGCGAGCACGTCGGCGACGTTCTTGCCGTCGTAGGTCACTTCGAGCGTCTCGGTGTTGTAGCGCGAGCCGTCGCACGTCGGGCACCGCCCGTAGCTTCCGGGCAGGAACAGCAGCTCGACCGAGACGTAGCCTTCGCCGAGGCACGTCTCGCAGCGGCCGCCGGCGACGTTGAACGAGAAGCGACCGGCGGAGTACCCGCGCTCACGGGCGAGGTCGGTGTCGGCGAACAGCGCCCGCACCGCGTCGAACAGCCCGGTGTAGGTCGCCAGATTCGAGCGCGGCGTTCGCCCGATCGGCTTCTGATCCACACGAACCATCCGGTCGATGTGCTCCAGGCCCGATACCCGTCGGACGGCGAGGGCGTCGGCAGCGGGCAGGATCGCATCGGCCAGCTCCGCGGGTGCGGCGTCGGCCTCAGCATCCGCTCCCTCCTCCGCGCCGATACCGGTTCCTCGGAGATACCCGTCGACGACCTCGCGCAGCACGCGACCGACCAGCGTCGACTTGCCGGAGCCGGAGACGCCCGTGACGGCCACCAAGGTTCCGAGCGGAACGGCTGCGTCGACGTCGGCCAGGTTATGCAGCGAGACGCCCTCCAGCGACAACCAGTCCGAGGGGGAGCGCCGTTCGCGCTCCGCCGTCGGTGCCTCACCCGACTCGGGGAAGAGGAAGGGGCGGGTCCGAGACCCCGCGACCTCGGCGAGACCGTCGACGGGGCCGCTGTACAGCACGTCGCCGCCCCCTTCGCCGGCACCCGGGCCCACGTCGACGATCCAGGCGGCGCCGCGCACGACGTCCATGTTGTGCTCGACGACGAAGACCGAGTTGCCCGAGGATGCGAGTTGCGCCAGCACGTCGAGCAGGGGCTCGGCGTCCGCGGGATGGAGGCCCGCCGACGGCTCGTCGAGCACATAGACCACCCCGAACAGGCCCGAGCGCAGCTGGGTCGCCAGCCGCAGACGCTGCATCTCGCCCGGCGAGAGCGTCGTCGTCACGCGGCCGAGGCCGAGGTAGCCGAGTCCGAGATCGGTGAGCACCCGGATCCGTGCCAGCAGGTCGGTGGCCAGCGCGACGGCGACGTCGGTGCGCTCGCCGGAGGTCGTGGACGACACCGCAGGCGCAGGATTCTCCAGCATCGTCGTCGGTCGGAGGATCTCGGCGAGCTCGCTCATCGGCAGCGCGTTCAGTTCGGCGATCGTGCGGCCGGCGAACGTGACGGCGAGTGCCTCGCGTCGCAGCCCCGAGCCCCCGCACAACGGGCAGACGCCCGTGCGCACGAACCGCAGCACGCGCTCGCGCATCGTGGCGCTCTTCGAATCGGCCAGCGTGTGGAAGACGTACTTCTTCGCGCTCCAGAACATGCCCTTGTAGGGCTTCGCGACGCGGTCGCGCTGCGGAGTGATCTCCACGACGGGCTGCTCGTCGGTGTAGAGGAGCCAGTCGCGGTCTGCGGGATCGAGGTCGCGCCAGGGACGGTCGACGTCGTACCCGAGGGCGATCGTGATGTCGCGCAGGTTCTTCGCCTGCCAGGCGCCGGGCCACGCGGCGATGGCGCCGTCGCGGATGCTCAGCGAGGTGTCGGGCACCAGCGTCTCTTCGGTGACGGTGTGCGCGACGCCGACGCCGTGGCACTCGGGGCACGCTCCCGCTGCGGTGTTGGGCGAGAACGCATCCGAGTCGAGCCGGGTGTCGAAGCCCTCGGGGAACGTGCCGGCGCGAGAGAACAGCATCCGCAGCGTATTGGAGAGCGTGGTGACGGTTCCGACGCTCGACCGCGAGCTGGGTGCGCCGCGTCGCTGCTGCAGCGCCACTGCCGGCGGGAGCCCCGTGATGGAGTCGACGTGCGGGTTGTGGCCCTGCTGGATGAGCCGCCGCGCGTAGGGCGCGACGGATTCGAGATAGCGGCGCTGAGCCTCGGTGAAGATGGTGCCGAACGCGAGCGACGACTTCCCCGACCCCGATACGCCGGTGAAGGCGACGATCACATCGCGCGGCACGTCGACGTCGATGTTGCGGAGATTGTTCTCGCTGGCTCCGCGTACGCGAACGAACGCGTCGGGTGTCGTGTGCTCATATCCGGGCATCGGGCCACCCTATGCGGCAACCGCCGCCTTCGCCGCCGACGCGTCGGTGGCGGGGACGTCAGTAGCGGGGCTTGCGGTCGGGGCGTCCGCCCGGGCCGCCGCGGTCGACGCGCATCTCGATGAGCTTGCCGCCGATGCGCGTGCCGCTCAGACGGTTGAGCGCATCGTCGGGGAGGTCGGCCGGCAGCTCGACGAGCGAGAAGTCGGGGCGGATGTCGATCTTGCCGAAGTCCTCCCGCCGAAGGCCCCCCTCGTTGGCGAGGGCGCCGACGATCTGGCGCGGCTCGACCTTGTGGCGCTTTCCCACCGCGAGCCGGTACATGACCAGGTTCGCCTGCGACGGGCGTCCGCGACGCTCGGGGCGACCCTCCTCGTCGCGATCGTCGCGGGGCGTGCGCGTGCGATCGTCGCGGTCGAACCGCTCCGTGCGCTCCTGCGCGGGATCGAGGAGGAGGGGCGTCTCGCCCTGCGAGACCACGGCGAGCGCGGCCGCGACGTCGGCCTCGGGCACGTCGTGGTGCTCGACGTAGTGCGCGATGATGTCGCGGAAGCGGTCGATCCGCGCGGTCTGCTCGAGCGCGGCGGTGATCGCCTCGTCGAAGCGGGTCAGACGGGTCGCATTCACGTCCTCGACGC is drawn from Microbacterium hatanonis and contains these coding sequences:
- a CDS encoding universal stress protein; this translates as MGHIVLGYDGSTAADSALDWVAERISTRPAGVVLVVVANMFNAERPVISRFAHEASERLRAMVPDAAVDIDIVDGRMPGTLSQSAQGADLLVVGMHTNTRSRSLLAGAVPLRLTALASVPVVLVPAGWAPRMAPVTVGLAADGSSDAAVRFAAVEALEQGQPLRIAHSWLMDSPLPSGPAGGARAAREARVRHRAILDGAVMAMTQEHPGLAIESTLVRDNPAAALTSQASRSSLVVIGTHRRGLLSGWLLGSVAWDLVGELRDPICVVPPRLS
- a CDS encoding peptidase M23 translates to MPARPPVRRSKARSAPARRGAKRPTASAARRARARRAKRQRTRRAWLIASGIALPLLLGVTVIWGGGYALTSLSAAWDDALGSPVFGTDRPASPEPLMPAAPHVAGYGVAQLGNACTILIAGRDLGFDSRDQTIAVMTAMGESSLRNIDYGDWETSGVTNPDGSRTTSIGLFQQQDNWGTREERLDPYTAATMFYRAMAARVPDRTALEPTIVAHTTQVNADPSHYARYWDAAVRAVAAVSGAPIGDDRADGIPSCPAA
- a CDS encoding aldo/keto reductase; amino-acid sequence: MTELAPLIALNDGHQIPALGFGTYPLRGEDGAEAVASAIRTGYRSLDTAFNYDNEGAVGEGIRRSGLAREELFVTSKLPGRYQGEPTVATVRESLWRLGLEYLDLYLIHWPNPSVGEYVRSWENLVTARDLGLVRSIGVSNFTERHLADVIDATGVTPAVNQIEMHPYFPQMEQRAVNARLGIVTEAWSPLGKGSAPYREAPVVAAAAAHRVTPAQVILRWHVQLGSVPIPKSATPSRQAENLDVFGFELDDSEMAAVTALGRRDGRLFDGDPDTHEEQ
- a CDS encoding universal stress protein; amino-acid sequence: MEDIVLGVDGTPASASATHWVAERCAREPSRVRVVNVVSNLTADRHASLELLENVERVLRDRVPGQAVELHRADGAVSRALARVSSGADLLVIGVDPDHPLRAAIGGWIPVRITAHATVPVCVIPAGWTETDGDIVVGLADDTSSAAALDLAAHEASAMKRKLHVVHAWGLPGVVVESSAMEERPDRIVEEHRALLDAAVRSLRRRFGEVDIESDVVRSSPVNALLGYAEHAALIVIGTHHQGVLAGGLTGAVAQDLLWRARCAVLIVPEKTSTTDQLSP
- a CDS encoding cation-transporting ATPase, whose translation is MSKLSRLIGMASKALDKNGSSQTANPGTGSDWRSIVRSAADSLTGEARQAPPAGRDPYAAPANRYTPPPSGGYAPPAANGGAAMSAADRQAIARYDYLLQTADPHQIEQIHRDAFARLSPEQRAHVETRMRAELPPHEAPRSSDPSDLARTAARAEASRPGMLRGLLARAGGGSRGGGRGGALAGAGLGMAGGVLAGVAGGAILSGIAGPLLAQAAGFGVDFDALAGSLDVEGLAGGVEGLAGGVEGIAGDATSALGEQVSGFGDQLGGFDLGGFFDR
- a CDS encoding HEAT repeat domain-containing protein, whose product is MSERAYDIDEMSGLDPAAWSAYLARRSGLPGPRANLALVLAAARTAGPDAIRSLLDDGGEYQVMCAAAAAARRAGDPSFEAEARALAADQRWRVREGVAMGLQLWGDDDPAAMIEKVRAWADDPDPLVVRAALAAICEPRLLRTRDAAAVALEICDRATDHVAALPAAERRRPEVRTLRQALGYCWSVAVAADPPSGVEAFTRIDTGDPDLAWIANENRKKKRLSSLL
- a CDS encoding DUF1345 domain-containing protein, with product MSDQTRDFDDPWHRAWVRVGVLFLILIAVTVAVGAAGSWAYAPAVGWIAASATFISWEWGTVLRLGPADTASHATREDPTRATAQGLLLLASLASFGAIALVLYESGSVTGPEKFALVAIALFTVAASWCLVHVLFTLRYAAIYYRDGGTGVDFNQTEPPQYRDFAYLAFTLGMTYQVSDTNLTSSTIRREALRHALISFVLGVVVLAATINLVATLIA
- a CDS encoding PLDc N-terminal domain-containing protein; amino-acid sequence: MFSGLTGWHLMILAVVFLIPFVLAAVSIARNRASSGLEKAVWVLVILAFPLLGPILWFVIGRRGGRESPRPSP
- the arfB gene encoding alternative ribosome rescue aminoacyl-tRNA hydrolase ArfB is translated as MPVPHRSGLRVTEGVTIPEAELSWRFSRSSGPGGQGVNTADSRVELSWDAAGSSALSTVQRDRLLERLTGRLVDGVLTIAASEHRAQLRNRDAARERLAGVVADALRPPAPARRATKPSRGARERRLKAKQRRTDVKQLRRRPID
- a CDS encoding gamma-glutamyl-gamma-aminobutyrate hydrolase family protein — protein: MPEANARTSPPRPVLLVVDVGDGGRVDPAFEGRLQKLTAGVIAAADLVGFTVDRVPAAQTSVDEMVRRLDAAAAVIVTGGEDVDPSFYGGRADHPHLGQTFPDADRSQIAVVRRAVETRVPLVGICRGMQLVNVALGGDLVQHLHDGGHSNAADPADSMIDHRVELDADSGLARLLGATELEVRSSHHQSVNRPGEGLRVVAHADDGTIEAIEHEDAPLWCVQWHPEEAGSRGTVLADLLEAAMAARRRH